A part of Blastococcus sp. Marseille-P5729 genomic DNA contains:
- a CDS encoding VOC family protein, which produces MITNIAITPMYVTDQDRALEFYTGVLGFEVETDVDLGPMRWLTVQLPGQPGRRILLQKPGPPAIDAKTAAQVVELTEKGAGTWTILETDDVRAAFERLEAAGVDITEEPTEQPYGIDMAIRDPFGNQIRITQPAPAAT; this is translated from the coding sequence ATGATTACCAACATCGCCATCACCCCCATGTACGTGACTGATCAGGATCGGGCACTGGAGTTCTACACCGGCGTCCTCGGGTTCGAGGTCGAGACGGACGTCGACCTGGGCCCGATGCGCTGGCTCACCGTCCAGCTGCCCGGCCAGCCCGGTCGCCGCATTCTGCTGCAGAAGCCAGGCCCGCCGGCGATCGACGCCAAGACCGCGGCGCAGGTCGTCGAGCTCACCGAGAAGGGCGCCGGAACCTGGACGATCCTGGAGACCGACGACGTCCGGGCTGCGTTCGAACGGCTGGAGGCGGCCGGGGTCGACATCACCGAGGAGCCGACCGAGCAGCCCTACGGGATCGACATGGCGATCCGCGACCCGTTCGGCAACCAGATCCGGATCACCCAGCCGGCGCCGGCCGCCACCTGA